Proteins encoded together in one Cryptococcus deuterogattii R265 chromosome 13, complete sequence window:
- a CDS encoding cytoplasmic protein — protein MQLLSSLPSWSRGPAPSEGVVEKTTESTTNDQAVDGDNDLDAPPPFPMLDSHQRSKPSQSSSDTSPTTKAEPPKRTPVPTLSFAVSPPSPTKGAEEEPSNLNIAIIPDSIPIKDMAPPPSTVKKPNFGIQPGGEDKVKENEKSEVKTKKKKGKVALTPGHSPLDWARLTSSGQNLRGVTSFQRVTPAELKEHNTPDDAWSAFNGMVYNITPYLPFHPGGEEDLMRVAGRDGTRLFMLTHSWVNLDFMLKECLIGMLVRN, from the exons ATGCAGCTGTTATCATCACTACCAAGTTGGTCGCGAGGCCCTGCGCCTTCCGAGGGGGTTGTGGAAAAAACGACAGAATCGACCACGAATGACCAAGCAGTCGATGGTGACAATGATCTCGATGCTCCACCACCGTTCCCCATGTTAGACTCCCATCAACGCTCGAAACCATCTCAATCGTCGTCAGATACCTCTCCAACTACAAAAGCAGAGCCGCCCAAGAGAACGCCAGTCCCTACATTATCCTTCGCCGTCTCCCCACCTTCTCCTACCAAGGgcgctgaagaagaaccctCAAATCTCAACATCGCTATAATACCGGACAGTATCCCAATAAAGGACATGGCGCCGCCTCCTAGCACAGTGAAAAAGCCAAATTTTGGCATTCAGCCCGGAGGCGAAGATAAGGTTaaagaaaacgaaaagTCCGAGGTCAAGACtaagaagaaaaagggcaaggttGCACTTACGCCTGGTCATTCACCTCTGGACTGGGCTCGACTAACTTCAAGTGGGCAAAATCTTCGTGGTGTTACCTCGTTTCAGCGAGTCACGCCTGCAGAGCTGAAAGAA CACAATACTCCAGATGACGCGTGGTCAGCATTCAACGGGATGGTATATAATATCACACCCtatcttccctttcatcctggaggtgaagaagatcttATGAGGGTTGCAGGTAGAGATGGGACACGGTTGTTCA TGTTGACACATTCCTGGGTTAATCTGGATTTCATGTTGAAGGAGTGCCTGATTGGCATGTTGGTTAGAAATTAA
- a CDS encoding SAGA-associated factor 29 gives MSRSRAGTVKLSAGDSHEAMMQLWHSLVDTIRILPTIPSNKTEEEKKTLSDALEKLDMLMALRRGERSTPDPRATPSLVLPTSALPSPGSGGGVKRKRKGSFSLSPAPQTLDLSAVHSSSLLTPNSTSIRAGTPMSREATGKHRRELYADQLPLQPGRKVAFKLPAVKAKGDGDTSGSGGSGGDDWILATVKRCILQDKMRYEVQDVDDGNTYNTTLRSIIPLPDPDSATHLSSHPSNLEDFPRESIVLALYPDTTSFYRATVVAAPMPGTGHGLGIRGQGANSKTDPGAKRGMYRLLFVDDDGNVQDVQKDYVVAFPG, from the exons ATGTCTAGATCCAGAGCGGGTACAGTGAAGCTTTCTGCAGGCGACAGCCATGAAG CCATGATGCAGCTCTGGCACTCTCTCGTAGATACCATCCGCATACTACCCACAATACCATCAAACaaaacagaagaggaaaaaaagacttTGAGTGATGCTCTCGAAAAGCTAGACATGTTGATGGCTCTCCGTCGCGGCGAAAGATCAACACCCGACCCACGCGCTACACCATCTCTCGTGTTGCCCACCAGTGCTCTACCCTCACCTGGTTCTGGAGGTGGTGTCAAGCGGAAACGCAAGGGatcattctctctttcacctGCTCCTCAAACATTAGATCTGAGCGCTgtccattcctcctcgctGCTTACTCCCAACTCTACATCCATTCGTGCGGGCACACCAATGTCACGTGAAGCCACAGGTAAACACCGCCGTGAGCTTTACGCCGATCAGCTCCCTTTGCAGCCTGGACGAAAGGTAGCTTTCAAACTTCCTGCAGTTAAAGCAAAAGGGGACGGTGATACGAGTGGTAGCGGTGGGTCTGGTGGTGATGATTGGATTCTGGCTACCGTCAAGAGATGTATCTTGCAAGACAAGATGAGATATGAAGTGCAGGACGTCGACGACGGGAA CACATACAACACCACCCTCAGGTCAatcatccctctccctgACCCAGACTCTGCCACTcacctttcttctcatccatccaACCTCGAGGATTTCCCCCGGGAATCCAttgtccttgccctctACCCCGATACAACATCATTCTATCGTGCAACGGTCGTTGCCGCTCCCATGCCTGGTACCGGTCACGGCCTCGGTATAAGAGGTCAAGGGGCCAACAGCAAAACGGACCCCGGGGCCAAGAGGGGGATGTACAGATTATTATttgttgacgatgatggaaatGTTCAGGATGTACAAAAGGACTATGTTGTGGCC TTCCCCGGATAA
- a CDS encoding transcription initiation factor TFIIH subunit 4 — protein sequence MVQPSFSAPKKDVSKQASLTSALDIFLDNQHQSYFEELYRSEAVCLCILRLLPPVCRQIILHALWSHHPLRVTDVKLLLQMDVHAPLEECDEVMRPAIDRKVLHPMHYKKQKMQWSLNDSFKRGLRNALTGLGASNSFGVPFERHQATDLDLPSKDELVAYGEETFESILKYMVSSGLGTEFSGSRPQPEVLQLLLASGLMTDPGDMSRRNPNIYRLTITSKGFQFLLEKRQTQLWEILMYYLSAKEANSERSSEVLSMFFSLGCMQLGQDYSASNSFPHAQEALNDLAQYGFIYKPSPDSDQFWPTHLATSLCSGDASAIQSQSADDKRFLILETNYKIYAYTSNELEIAILNLFVDIRIRYPNLVVGKLDRQHVKAAMEKGISARQIIAYLSSHAHPQMYNSPPPLLHPTIVDQLHLWDRERNRLQTEETVMYEFFSKELFDDTVNEAKANAALQHAATSQKLLFIEPHTKPAITEFVKQRQNVLRGGY from the exons ATGGTACaaccttccttttcagcgCCCAAGAAGGATGTTTCCAAGCAAGCATCACTGACATCTGCCCTCGATATATTTCTCGATAACCAGCACCAGTCGTATTTCGAGGAGCTCTACAGGTCGGAGGCGGTTTGTCTATGTATACTAAG ATTACTACCGCCAGTATGCCGTCAAATTATCCTCCATGCCCTGTGGTCCCACCATCCATTACGAGTGACCGATGTCAAGCTGCTTCTCCAGATGGATGTCCACGCCCCTTTAGAAGA ATGTGATGAGGTCATGAGACCAGCTATAGACAGAAAGGTCCTCCATCCAATGCATTATAAGAAGCAGAAAATGCAGTGGTCCTTGAATGATTCGTTCAAGAGGGGCCTCAGAAACGCTTTGACAGGATT AGGTGCATCAAACTCTTTCGGTGTACCCTTTGAAAGACATCAGGCAACTGATCTTGATCTTCCCTCCAAGGACGAGCTAGTGGCATATGGCGAAGAGACATTTGAGTCTATTCTCAAATACATGGTGTCTTCCGGTCTTGGCACAGAATTCTCTGGATCCAGGCCACAGCCCGAGGTTCTCCAGCTTTTACTTGCTAGCGGTCTCATGACGGATCC TGGAGATATGAGTAGGAGGAATCCTAATATATATCGACTCACAATCACTTCCAAAGGCTTCCAATTTTTGCTGGAGAAAAGGCAGACTCAGTTGTGGGAGATACTCATGTACTACTTGAGTGCCAAAGAA GCAAACTCTGAACGGTCATCCGAGGTCTTGTCGAtgttcttctctcttgGGTGTATGCAACTAGGACAAGACTATTCCGCATCCAACTCTTTTCCTCACGCTCAAGAAGCTCTCAACGACCTCGCGCAATACGGTTTCATCTACAAACCATCGCCTGACAGCGATCAGTTTTGGCCCACCCACCTTGCCACTTCTTTGTGTTCCGGCGACGCTTCTGCCATTCAGTCTCAGAGTGCAGACGACAAGcgtttcctcatcttgGAAACCAACTACAAAATTTACGCATATACTT CAAACGAGCTCGAGATAGCCATCCTTAACCTCTTTGTCGACATTCGTATTCGGTACCCCAACCTCGTTGTGGGAAAGCTCGATCGTCAGCACGTTAAAGCTGCCATGGAAAAGGGTATATCAGCGCGGCAGATCATCGCCTACTTGTCCAGTCATGCTCATCCACAAATGTACAACTCTCCCCCACCATTACTACATCCCACCATTGTCGATCAACTTCATTTGTGGGATCGGGAGAGGAACAGATTACAGACGGAAGAGA CCGTTATGTACGAATTTTTCAGCAAAGAACTCTTTGATGACACTGTCAATGAAGCCAAAGCGAATGCCGCTCTACAGCATGCGGCCACGTCCCAAAAGCTATTATTCATCGAGCCACATACC
- a CDS encoding GAF domain-containing protein yields MPHADSSYIPDTIASKAEFYDHVVSHLEALLEGERYWVTNLSQASAILYHSFLACSLYGGNAYSPVVNWCGFYLHPPAHPSSSSSSSPLLLGPYHGRPACLSITPTPGKGVCADAFVNQATLIVPDVETYPGHIACDGETKSEIVVPLRNRDGKVIGVLDLDSTQLATYDEEDKKGLERVAEVLAKGCDWA; encoded by the exons ATGCCACACGCAGACTCCAGCTACATCCCTGACACTATAGCATC TAAGGCTGAATTCTATGACCATGTCGTTTCTCACCTTGAGGCTCTCTTAGAAGGTGAAAGATACTGG GTAACCAACCTCTCTCAAGCTTCCGCCATCCTCTACcactccttccttgcttgTTCATTATACGGAGGCAATGCCTACTCACCGGTAGTCAACTGGTGTGGATTCTACCTTCACCCTCCAGCGCacccatcgtcatcgtcttcctcttctcctttacTTCTAGGACCTTACCACGGTCGCCCAGCCTGTCTCTCAATCACCCCCACGCCTGGCAAAGGAGTCTGCGCCGACGCATTTGTCAACCAAGCTACTCTAATAGTGCCGGACGTCGAGACATATCCGGGGCATATTGCTTGTGATGGGGAAACCAAGTCGGAAATTGTTGTGCCTCTGAGGAatagagatggaaaggtaATCGGTGttttggatttggattCGACCCAACTGGCAACATACGACGAAGAGGATAAGAAGGGATTAGAAAGAGTCGCGGAAGTTCTTGCGAAAGGTTGCGATTGGGCTTGA
- a CDS encoding Cullin 1: protein MSASASVSSWTEPTKAQAPPKDADLRQAWDFLSVGVDHIMTRLSYGMSYSYYILLYTAIYNYCTQPGKTGLPSFSPQRGGASLQGADLHRSLHNWLSAHCKSMREEAEKLPDQELLKYYARQWDRYTRGALYVNKLFNYLNKHWVKREKEEGRKDVYQVYTLALVSWKNNFFDHFADSKGTSRLTQAVLRQIQQQRNGEEIDSGLLKKVIDSYVSLGLDEADAQRQNLDTYKRHFQTQFLEATDTYYRAESSAFVDSNSVSDYMKKAEARLQEEADRVNLYLHDNTRNDLKTRCEKVLIEEHQAIMWDEFQTLLDSDRVDDLARMYGLLSRVLNGLDPLREKFGQHVRRAGRAAVEKVLPAPGAVNETGKAESLDPKAYIEVLLEVHGKYTSMVEGPFRGEMGFNRALDQACGDFCNSNAACTVSTKSPELLASYCDLLLRKSNKDSDAESLEASLSKAMIIFNFIDDKDVFHKFYQKKLAQRLVGSLSASDDAESSMITKLKELSGFEYTNKLSKMFTDVNLSKDLMERFNEREREKSVASDIDFQPLVLGSNSWPLHPQQTDFAIPREIQALYDRFNAFHGEVHQGRTLNWLWHISKNELRTTYLNQKYILMTSAYQMAILTQFNVSDTLSYKDIEAGTKLSPTVLKPQLGLLVKLKILLNTDEEYSLNMGFKSKKIRVNLNQTIKSEARAEQKEVIAAVDEDRKFVYQATIVRLMKGRKTMQHQALIQEVTAQISSKFTPKIPEIKKAIEYLIDKEYLERAPDSNNTYNYLA, encoded by the exons ATGTCCGCATCGGCTTCTGTATCATCCTGGACAGAGCCTACAAAGGCTCAGGCTCCTCCCAA GGATGCGGACTTGAGACAAGCTTGGGATTTCCTTTCTGTCGGTGTTGACCACATTATGACGAG GCTCAGCTATGGAATGTCTTATTCCTATTACATTCTCTTATATACCGCTATCTACAATTACTGTACTCAGCCAGGCAAGACTGGCCTCCCGTCATTTTCACCTCAACGCGGCGGAGCTAGTCTTCAAGGGGCCGATCTCCACAGAAGCCTGCACAATTGGTTATCTGCTCACTGCAAATCCATGAGAGAG GAGGCTGAGAAACTTCCCGACCAAGAGCTTCTCAAGTACTACGCTCGTCAATGGGACAGGTACACCCGAGGCGCCTTGTACGTTAACAAGTTATTCAATTATTTGAACAAGCATTGGGTCaagcgagagaaggaagagggacgAAAGGACGTTTATCAAGTGTACACT CTTGCATTGGTGTCTTGGAAGAATAATTTTTTCGACCACTTCGCTGACAGTAAGGGAACTAGTCGATTAACTCAGGCTGTGTTACGGCAAATCCAGCAGCAACGTAACGGTGAGGAAATCGACTCTGGTCTTCTTAAAAAGGTCATTGACAGTTATG TCTCTCTTGGTCTTGACGAGGCTGATGCCCAACGACAAAATCTCGACACTTACAAAAGACATTTCCAGACACAATTCCTTGAAGCCACCGACACCTATTACCGTGCTGAATCTTCTGCATTTGTTGATTCCAACTCTGTTTCGGACTAtatgaagaaggcagaggcGAGGTTacaggaagaggcggaCAGAGTGAACCTGTACTTGCATGATAATACAAGGAACGAT TTGAAGACAAGATGTGAAAAGGTACTCATTGAAGAGCACCAAGCCATCATGTGGGATGAGTTCCAAACCCTTCTGGATAGCGACCGAGTTGATG ACTTGGCAAGGATGTACGGACTTCTTTCTCGTGTGCTCAACGGACTAGACCCTTTGCGAGAAAAGTTTGGCCAACATGTCAGGCGCGCTGGTCGAGCAGCTGTGGAAAAGGTCCTTCCTGCCCCAGGGGCTGTCAACGAAACTGGAAAGGCCGAGTCTCTT GATCCCAAGGCGTACATTGAGGTCCTTCTTGAAGTACACGGCAAGTATACCTCCATGGTCGAAGGTCCCTTCCGAGGCGAAATGGGTTTCAACCGTGCTCTCGACCAGGCTTGTGGCGACTTCTGCAATTCCAATGCTGCTTGCACTGTCTCTACAAAGTCCCCCGAGTTGTTGGCTAGCTATTGTGacttgttgttgaggaaAAGCAATAAGGATTCTGATGCTGAATCTTTGGAAGCTTCTTTGAGCAAGGCT ATGATCATTTTCAATTTTATCGACGACAAGGATGTTTTCCACAAGTTCTATCAAAAGAAACTCGCTCAGCGACTTGTTGgttctctttctgcctCGGACGACGCAGAGAGCAGCATGATcaccaagctcaaggagtTATCTGGTTTCGAATACACCAACAAATTATCCAAGATGTTTACCG ATGTCAACCTTAGTAAAGACTTGATGGAACGATTTAatgaaagggagagagagaagagcgtAGCCTCGGATA TCGATTTCCAACCCTTGGTCCTTGGTTCTAACAGTTGGCCTTTGCACCCTCAACAAACCGACTTTGCTATTCCTCGTGAAATCCAGGCCCTTTATGACCGGTTCAACGCTTTCCATGGCGAGGTTCACCA AGGTCGAACTCTCAACTGGTTATGGCACATTTCCAAGAACGAGCTCCGCACCACCTACCTCAACCAGAAGTACATCTTGATGACCTCCGCTTACCAAATGGCCATCCTCACGCAATTCAACGTTTCTGACACTCTTTCTTACAAGGATATTGAGGCCGGTACCAAACTATCCCCTACTGTGCTCAAGCCTCAGCTCGGGTTGCTCGTCAAATTGAAAATTCTCTTGAACACTGATGAAGAATATTCGTTGAATATGGGTttcaagagcaagaagatcagAGTGAACTTGAACCAGACTATCAAATCTGAAGCTAGGGCCgagcagaaggaggttattgctgctgttgatgAGGACAGGAAGTTTGTCTACCAGGCGACTATTGTGAGGTTAATGAAGGGGCGAAAG ACCATGCAACATCAAGCTCTTATTCAAGAAGTTACTGCTCAGATTTCCTCCAAATTTACTCCCAAAATCCCAGAGATCAAGAAAGCGATTGAATACTTGATCGACAAGGAGTACCTTGAGCGAGCTCCCGATTCCAATAACACTTA TAACTACTTGGCCTAA
- a CDS encoding DNA repair protein RAD50: MASLNKLAIRGIRSFDDKHVQVIEFYSPLTVIVGHNGSGKTTIIECLKYATTGDMPPNTKGGAFVHDPKMAGEKEVKAQVRLRFWNAKRERMTATRNLQVTTKKTGQLTMKTLEGILAKTDIGDGNGKRNTISTKCSEMDEEVPYLLGVSRAILENVIFCHQEESNWPLSEPAALKKKFDDIFEATKYTKALDNIKTLRKERMAELKVDKERLKFLKADKDKAERLRKDLEESISQENRKQAELDNLKERYETIKIRNAEFYEEATLFRQIYEQSKSLKEKKKMYEDNRKHSKLDMQEMNESTEELLHMQQNFDAHLETLKMQLEEKEDAKKMKESLLEELRADERILVNKQGGLVAHRQAYERNLREREAVIRQIAKAHNLVGYDYSPLEDSKVAEFVNKIYEMVRKAENDVKKLQAENNRKERELQDELDRLSTMKASAQATKKSKEDQIIKLTEKIRTSETTFHSISNPSVELELNQNKLSELEADLAKFQTEIADAKYDEKINQRGLLIRQKELERDSISAELAVLNRKADSRAKLDLQRNELEGKNSQITTLLKTHEAKFIELVEADIHDFKPEDIEDKVIGAISRKDRDLMQEENSASALNRDHSQVQASLSRAREELTLMKREVQSMQREIEAAIYNVNQPAEGEEVPAEEAKNLAEAFDICRSEIETVQRAIMDKQGSRVVWEGLLATVKADGVCEACNRGIKHEEKNAVTRHMETKIRQLMEAEQAGVDAEIEVEKSWTEILDTLIRVEPHEARIQDLQRRVIPRLETQIKEGEEKLRSLAKEVDDSKASIQKLKSASRDLQNLKSTASYINHLYLEIRDLKANVKRLQTELESSGSSKTVEEVQKDVDRVAQVIKILSREQQDFSSEKELKVNAFRAIQDEIGRKSLHIGRLKAQQDKRKMEEEALNDMQNTLGALRNELQDLDQTVQTAEAPWKEKNETLGRFKTERANTEKEASTQVRMYQSSLGEIEGKHKACQAYVAEGNDRKIRENEITMSDIKRQISHSNDARAALEAEIFALSSELSKSESLKANIRSNLKYREDGKKIEMVQAELDELDLESAAESRAKFNKEYKGMLDEETEAQGLMAITQGGLLEMRANRQKMEKTLKMDYKNIDKEHKEQLIKTTISEYANNDLEKYAKALDNAILKYHSIKMDEINDTIGHLWNKTYQGTDIDGIRIVSDHDEASTSTRKSYNYRVVMVKNEVELDMRGRCSAGQKVLASIIIRLALAESFGQGCGVLALDEPTTNLDQENINALAESLAEIIRERRQQANFQLIVITHDEGFLQRLAEQDVVEYYWRVSRDASQKSVLERQRVGRG, from the exons AT GGCGTCTCTCAATAAGCTTGCCATTCGAGGCATTCGTTCTTTTGATGACAAGCATGTCCAAGTCATAGAATTCTATTCACCACTTACTGTTATCGTTGGGCATAATGGTAGTGGAAAGACC ACTATCATTGAATGCCTTAAATACGCTACCACCGGTGACATGCCGCCCAACACTAAGGGCGGAGCCTTCGTTCATGATCCAAAG ATGGCTGGTGAGAAAGAAGTCAAGGCTCAAGTCCGTTTAAGATTTTGGAATGCCAAGCGGGAGCGTATGACGGCAACTCGAAATTTACAAGtgacgacgaagaagactggCCAGTTGACCATGAAGACGCTCGAAGGAATCCTGGCCAAGACGGATATTGGcgatgggaatgggaag AGAAATACCATCTCTACGAAATGTTCAGAAATGGACGAAGAAGTACCATATTTGTTGGGCGTGTCAAGGGCCATCCTTGAGAACGTCATTTTCTGCCATCAGGAAGAGTCCAATTGGCCACTGTCTGAGCCGGCCGCGTTAAAGAAGAAATTTGATGACATCTTCGAAGCTACCAA GTATACGAAAGCTTTGGACAATATCAAAACTTTAAGGAAAGAACGAATGGCGGAGCTCAAGGTCGATAAGGAGAGGCTCAAGTTCCTCAAGGCTGATAAGGACAAAGCAGAGCGT TTGCGCaaggatttggaagagtCAATTTCCCAAGAGAACCGTAAACAAGCAGAACTAGACAACCTCAAAGAACGATACGAGACTATCAAGATTCGCAACGCCGAATTTTACGAGGAAGCGACGTTATTCCGACAAATCTATGAACAGTCCAAATctttgaaggagaaaaaaaagatgtaTGAGGACAATCGAAAGCATTCAAAGTTGGATATGCAAGAGATGAATG AATCGACTGAGGAGCTCCTCCATATGCAGCAAAACTTCGACGCTCACCTTGAAACTCTTAAAATGCAGctagaagagaaggaagatgcgaaaaagatgaaggagtcTCTGTTGGAGGAGCTTCGTGCAGACGAGAGAATTCTTGTCAATAAGCAGGGTGGATTGGTTGCTCATCGTCAA GCGTATGAGCGTAATTTGAGAGAGCGCGAAGCTGTGATAAGGCAGATTGCCAAAGCTCATAATCTGGTCGGATATGATTACTCTCCTTTGGAAGATTCAAAAGTTGCAGAATTCGTGAATAAGATCTATGAGATGGTGAGAAAGGCAGAAAATGATGTGAAGAAACTTCAG GCGGAAAATAatagaaaggaaagagaattGCAAGACGAACTTGATCGGCTGTCAACAATGAAAGCGTCTGCCCAAGCCACgaaaaagagcaaagaagatcaaATC ATTAAACTTACGGAGAAGATTCGCACGTCCGAAACAACCTTTCATTCCATCTCTAATCCCTCTGTCGAACTTGAGCTCAACCAAAATAAGCTTTCAGAGTTGGAAGCAGACCTCGCAAAATTCCAAACTGAGATCGCTGATGCGAAATATGACGAGAAGATTAATCAAAGAGGCCTCTTAATTAGGCAAAAGGAACTGGAAAGGGATAGTATCAGTGCAGAGTTGGCTGTGTTGAATAGGAAGGCCGACTCGAGGGCGAAGTTAGATCTGCAAAGGAATGAGCTGGAGGGCAAAAATTCACAAATAACAACCTT ATTAAAAACCCATGAGGCTAAGTTTATAGAGCTTGTCGAGGCAGATATACATGATTTCAAGCCGGAAGACATAGAGGATAAGGTCATTGGTGCCATCAG TCGTAAGGACAGAGATCTCatgcaagaagagaacagTGCATCCGCTCTCAACAGGGATCATTCCCAAGTTCAAGCGTCGCTCAGTCGAGCTCGAGAGGAACTCACACTCATGAAGCGAGAAGTTCAAA GCATGCAACGCGAGATTGAGGCTGCAATTTACAATGTCAACCAGCCggctgaaggagaggaagtaCCGGCAGAGGAGGCCAAGAACTTGGCAGAGGCCTTTGATATCTGTCGTAGCGAGATTGAAACTGTGCAGCG AGCGATTATGGACAAGCAAGGCAGCAGGGTCGTATGGGAAGGGTTGCTGGCAACGGTCAAAGCAGATGGAGTTTGTGAAGCTTGTAACCGTGGAATCAAGCacgaggaaaagaatgcCGTCACTAGACAT ATGGAAACAAAAATCCGGCAACTTATGGAAGCCGAGCAAGCTGGGGTTGACGCTGAAATTGAGGTGGAAAAGTCTTGGACTGAGATTCTCGATACCCTTATCAGAGTTGAGCCCCATGAAGCGAGGATCCAGGACCTGCAGAGAAGAGTCATCCCTCGCTTGGAGACGCAGatcaaggaaggagaggaaaaacTTCGCTCATTGGCGAAAGAGGTTGATGACTCAAAAGCATCAATTCAGAAGCTTAAATCCGCCTCTCGTGACTTACAAAACCTCAAGTCCACTGCATCCTACATTAATCATTTGTACCTTGAGATCAGAGATCTGAAAGCGAACGTGAAAAGACTACAGACGGAATTAGAGAGCTCTGGTAGCTCTAAGACGGTAGAGGAGGTACAAAAGGACGTGGATCGGGTGGCCCAGGTAAT CAAAATCCTGTCTCGAGAGCAGCAAGACTTTTCCTCCGAAAAAGAGCTTAAGGTCAATGCTTTTCGGGCGATTCAAGACGAAATCGGACGCAAGAGTCTCCATATTGGTAGGCTCAAGGCTCAACAGgacaaaagaaaaatggaggaggaagccTTAAACGATATGCAGAATACTCTGGGGGCGCTCCGCAACGAACTTCAG GATCTGGATCAGACTGTTCAGACCGCTGAGGCTCCttggaaggaaaagaatgaaaCACTCGGGAGATTCAAAACAGAACGGGCAAATACGGAGAAAGAAGCTAGCACTCAAGTTAGGATGTATCAGTCCAGCTTAGGGGAGATTGAAGGGAAGCACAAAGCTTGTCAGGC GTATGTGGCGGAGGGTAATGACAGAAAGATCCGAGAGAACGAGATAACCATGTCTGACATCAAACGTCAAATTTCACATTCCAATGACGCTCGCGCGGCCCTCGAAGCTGAAATATTTGCTCTATCATCAGAACTCTCAAAATCTGAATCACTTAAAGCAAATATAAGAAGTAACCTGAAGTACCGCGAAGACGGAAAGAAAATCGAGATGGTCCAAGCAGAGCTTGACGAATTGGATCTGGAGAGTGCTGCCGAAAGTAGAGCCAAGTTCAATAAAGAGTACAAGGGGATGTTGGACGAAGAGACAGAAGCTCAGGGTCTA ATGGCAATCACCCAAGGAGGTTTGCTGGAAATGAGGGCAAATCGCCAAAAAATGGAGAAAactttgaagatggacTACAAGAACATCGATAAAGAACACAAGGAACAATTGATCAAGACCACAATTAGCGAGTACGCGAATAATGACCTTGAGAAATACGCAAAGGCCCTGGACAA CGCGATCCTCAAGTATCACTCCatcaagatggatgagatcAACGATACTATTGGTCATCTTTGGAACAAGACTTATCAAGGGACTGATATCGACGGGATCCGAATTGTCTCCGATCATGACGAGGCGTCGACAAGTACTCGTAAGAGCTATAATTATAGAGTGGTCATGGTAAAGAATGAAGTGGAGCTGGAcatgagaggaagatgctcTGCTGGTCAGAAAGTATTAGCTAGTATCATCATTAGGTTAGCTCTGGCGGAGAGCTTTGGACAAGGCTGTGGTGTTTTGGCCCTTGACGA ACCGACTACCAATTTAGATCAAGAGAATATCAACGCCTTAGCCGAATCCTTGGCCGA GATCATTCGGGAACGCCGACAACAAGCCAACTTCCAGCTTATCGTAATCACACACGACGAAGGGTTTTTGCAGCGTTTGGCAGAGCAGGATGTAGTTGAGTATTACTG GCGGGTGTCAAGAGATGCTTCGCAGAAGAGTGTGTTAGAAAGACAGAGAGTAGGCAGAGGGTAG